Proteins encoded in a region of the Capra hircus breed San Clemente chromosome 3, ASM170441v1, whole genome shotgun sequence genome:
- the HJURP gene encoding Holliday junction recognition protein yields the protein MEGEVLAEDELLRNLRDSRYRFQRRMQQLIEKYNQPFEDGPVVQMSTLTYKTPEGLRIWGGGLVKRRSTGHTQGSPVKTDDRTDGPVQVPAGDLKLPPSNTSADDSKSSDADTAFFQEEVIAGNLMPAVPWSPSKNELRRKYLTQVDILLQDEGYLECAGYREGKDTLAPSLASPARPARGYCEDVSEDSPGGPLQPPSSPREGDASHSCSAGQAVVLRGDGIPLQGTSGGSFSSSPCSEAEDVCNATLSDLYAGMLHSMSRLLGARPSCIISTKTLIGQNWSSRRRHRGKNDASFRMEEK from the exons ATGGAGGGCGAGGTCCTGGCGGAGGACGAGCTGCTGCGGAATCTCAGGGACAGCCGCTACCGCTTCCAGAGGCGCATGCAGCAGCTGATAGAGAAG TACAACCAGCCCTTCGAGGACGGCCCGGTGGTTCAGATGTCCACGCTGACCTACAAGACGCCCGAGG gactGCGAATTTGGGGTGGAGGACTAGTGAAGAGAAGAAGCACAGGACACACGCAG GGCTCTCCGGTAAAGACAGATGACAGGACAGATGGGCCCGTGCAAGTCCCAGCCGGAGATCTCAAGCTTCCCCCTTCCAACACATCAGCCGACG ATTCAAAAAGCAGTGATGCTGATACAGCTTTCTTCCAGGAAGAAGTGATTGCTGGGAACTTAATG CCTGCAGTGCCCTGGAGCCCTTCGAAAAATGAGCTGAGAAGGAAGTACTTGACGCAAGTGGATATCCTACTGCAGGATGAAGGGTATCTGGAG TGTGCTGGTTACAGAGAGGGAAAGGACACCCTGGCCCCATCATTGGCCTCGCCCGCCAGACCTGCCCGGG GATACTGCGAGGACGTCTCTGAAGACAGCCCTGGTGGTCCACTCCAGCCGCCTTCATCACCCAGGGAGGGTGACGCCTCTCACTCCTGCTCAGCAGGTCAGGCCGTGGTGCTGAGGGGCGACGGCATCCCCTTACAAGGGACCAGTGGCGGCAGCTTCTCAAGCAGCCCCTGCTCCGAGGCGGAGGATGTGTGCAACGCGACGCTCAGCGACCTATACGcgggcatgctgcactccatgagcCGGCTGCTGGGTGCCAGGCCCTCCTGCATCATCTCCACCAAGACactcattggccagaactggaGCTCCAGGCGGAGGCACCG agGAAAGAATGACGCATCTTTCAGGATGGAAGAGAAATGA